In a single window of the Lates calcarifer isolate ASB-BC8 linkage group LG1, TLL_Latcal_v3, whole genome shotgun sequence genome:
- the lamp1b gene encoding LOW QUALITY PROTEIN: lysosome-associated membrane glycoprotein 1b (The sequence of the model RefSeq protein was modified relative to this genomic sequence to represent the inferred CDS: deleted 1 base in 1 codon) yields MTQIGCVQSWSLGVTLQLILAVALHQGFATVAPPTTAPTTAAPHKEPSRPERGNYVVKGSNGTACLLASMGLQLNVTFSSLSQNKTVQDVMNIQPSLTNSSGSCDSDSAYLRLTTDAEKTNLTFTFTLNTTSNKYHLSEVFLSAAWPDMKDSISVRNNSLDYLRGTLGFSYMCREEQTLNVAQNLSINTFQVQVQPFGLSGNQFGAAEECQLDEDDMLIPIIVGAALAGLVLIVLLAYLIGRKRSHAGYQTI; encoded by the exons ATGACCCAGATCGGCTGTGTCCAGTCATGGAGCCTGGGAGTAACGTTACAGTTGATTTTAG CTGTTGCCCTGCACCAGGGTTTTGCTACTGTTGCCCCACCCACTACTGCCCCAACCACTGCTGCACCGCATAAAGAGCCCAGCAGACCTGAAAGAGGAAACTACGTAGTTAAGGGCAGCAATGGTACTGCCTGTTTGCTGGCATCCATGGGCCTCCAGCTCAACGTCACATTCAGCTCTTTGTCCCAGAATAAG ACTGTGCAGGACGTTATGAACATTCAGCCCAGTCTGACAAATAGCTCTGGATCATGTGACTCGGACAGCGCTTACCTGCGGCTCACGACGGATGCAGAGAAAACCAACCTCACCTTTACCTTCACCCTG AATACTACATCCAATAAGTACCATCTGAGTGAAGTGTTTCTGTCAGCAGCCTGGCCGGACATGAAAG ATTCCATCTCAGTCCGTAACAACAGTCTGGACTACCTGCGGGGAACCCTGGGGTTCTCGTACATGTGCCGAGAGGAA CAAACCCTGAACGTGGCCCAGAATTTGTCCATCAACACCTTCCAGGTGCAGGTGCAGCCTTTCGGTCTGAGCGGGAATCAGTTTGGAGCAG CTGAGGAGTGTCAGTTGGATGAAGATGACATGCTGATCCCCATCATAGTTGGAGCAGCTTTAGCGGGCCTCGTCCTGATTGTGCTCTTGGCATACCTCATTGGCAGGAAGAGGAGCCATGCTGGCTACCAAACCATCTGA